One part of the Cystobacter ferrugineus genome encodes these proteins:
- a CDS encoding MBL fold metallo-hydrolase, protein MSTLYLKPNVLAEPLFNQWYASPALLFPATAAMYVANAHVKTMKSFVSNPQLHVEALKDPAMLGSNYLHHEARRAPEVAELLERTLREQAPLLELAEAIRGLDALLATKADGHSLEPLYREVPPALRGFVELLYDLNNQPSFRFIEPLLYRSRFYNPAAQSVLLTLAEDDHSRAFVFSTPRLFGPEERERSVQVKLPFHHEALDALFRMRTEPGPVEAMRERLGIPAGEAERFARLFTPEPPAPVAPRPEGVRVRYFGHACLLVESRETSVLFDPVIPYKHGQGPERFSFEELPPRVDYVVITHAHLDHAVLETLLPLRHRIGTVVVPRSVGGTLLDPSLRLILQQCGFRNVVELGELESLPLPSGGALTAIPFLGEHADLAIATKSAYVVELEGRRIMAIADSNAFEPEVYAHVHAMVGDMDVLFVGMECEGAPLTWIAGPLMTRKVTRKMDQSRRFSGSNSTTALAMVERFRPKQVYVYAMGQEPWLTFLTSIRYTPQSYPIVESDKLVATCRERGIAAERLFGCKDIPVAPAVR, encoded by the coding sequence ATGAGCACCCTGTACCTCAAGCCCAACGTCCTCGCCGAGCCGCTCTTCAACCAGTGGTACGCGTCGCCCGCCCTGCTCTTCCCCGCGACGGCGGCGATGTACGTGGCCAACGCGCACGTGAAGACGATGAAGTCCTTCGTGAGCAATCCCCAGCTCCACGTGGAGGCGCTGAAGGATCCCGCGATGCTGGGCAGCAACTACCTCCACCACGAGGCGCGCCGGGCCCCGGAGGTGGCGGAATTGCTGGAGCGCACGCTGCGCGAGCAGGCCCCCCTGCTGGAGCTGGCCGAGGCCATCCGCGGCCTGGACGCCCTGCTCGCCACGAAGGCGGACGGACACTCGCTGGAGCCGCTCTACCGCGAGGTGCCCCCGGCGCTGCGGGGCTTCGTGGAACTGCTGTACGACTTGAACAACCAGCCCTCGTTCCGCTTCATCGAGCCGCTGCTCTACCGCAGCCGCTTCTACAACCCCGCCGCGCAGAGCGTGCTGTTGACCCTGGCGGAGGATGATCACTCGCGCGCCTTCGTCTTCAGCACCCCGCGCCTGTTCGGTCCCGAGGAGCGCGAGCGGAGCGTGCAGGTGAAGCTGCCCTTCCACCACGAGGCCCTGGACGCGCTCTTCCGCATGCGCACGGAGCCCGGCCCGGTGGAGGCGATGCGCGAGCGCCTGGGCATTCCCGCCGGGGAGGCCGAGCGCTTCGCGCGCCTCTTCACTCCGGAGCCCCCCGCGCCCGTGGCACCGCGCCCCGAGGGCGTGCGGGTGCGCTACTTCGGCCACGCGTGCCTGCTGGTGGAGTCGCGGGAGACGAGCGTGCTGTTCGATCCCGTCATCCCCTACAAGCACGGCCAGGGCCCGGAACGCTTCAGCTTCGAGGAGCTGCCGCCGCGCGTGGACTACGTGGTCATCACCCACGCGCACCTGGACCATGCGGTGCTGGAGACGCTGCTGCCCCTGCGCCACCGGATCGGCACGGTGGTGGTGCCGCGGAGTGTGGGGGGCACGCTGTTGGATCCCTCGCTGCGGCTCATCCTCCAGCAGTGCGGCTTCCGGAACGTGGTGGAGCTGGGCGAGCTGGAGTCGCTGCCGCTGCCCTCGGGCGGGGCGCTCACGGCCATCCCCTTCCTGGGCGAGCACGCGGACCTGGCGATCGCGACGAAGAGCGCCTACGTGGTGGAGCTGGAGGGCCGGCGCATCATGGCGATCGCCGATTCCAACGCCTTCGAGCCCGAGGTGTACGCGCACGTGCACGCGATGGTGGGCGACATGGACGTGCTCTTCGTGGGCATGGAGTGCGAGGGCGCGCCGCTCACGTGGATCGCCGGTCCGCTGATGACGCGCAAGGTGACGCGGAAGATGGACCAGTCACGGCGCTTCTCCGGCTCCAACAGCACCACGGCCCTGGCGATGGTGGAACGATTCCGGCCCAAGCAGGTGTATGTGTATGCCATGGGGCAGGAGCCCTGGCTGACCTTCCTCACCTCCATCCGCTACACGCCGCAGTCCTACCCCATCGTCGAGTCCGACAAGCTGGTGGCCACCTGCCGCGAGCGGGGCATCGCCGCCGAGCGCCTCTTCGGCTGCAAGGACATACCCGTGGCGCCAGCGGTCCGCTGA
- a CDS encoding SgcJ/EcaC family oxidoreductase — MTRIVPATSLLALLLLLPTACADAGHAQDEVELRQLVAEQAEAWNRGDATAWTQDFTPDSDFINIAGSLFQGRAEIEQRHAAIFSTIFKGSQVKVTVRRIVFPEADIAVVDTVHELTGHSGLPPGVQNTEPGLLRTQMKYVMKKTSGQWRILAGHNTDVKPAP, encoded by the coding sequence ATGACACGTATCGTTCCGGCCACGTCGCTGCTGGCCCTGCTGCTCCTCTTGCCCACGGCGTGCGCGGACGCGGGCCATGCCCAGGACGAAGTGGAGCTGCGCCAGCTCGTGGCGGAGCAGGCCGAGGCATGGAATCGCGGAGACGCGACGGCGTGGACCCAGGACTTCACCCCGGACTCCGACTTCATCAACATCGCCGGGAGCCTCTTTCAAGGACGGGCGGAGATCGAGCAGCGCCACGCCGCCATCTTCTCCACCATCTTCAAGGGAAGTCAGGTCAAGGTGACGGTGCGTCGGATCGTGTTCCCCGAAGCGGACATCGCCGTGGTGGACACGGTCCACGAGTTGACGGGGCACTCCGGACTGCCTCCGGGAGTGCAGAACACCGAGCCCGGGCTGTTGCGTACCCAGATGAAGTACGTGATGAAGAAGACCTCCGGGCAGTGGCGGATCCTCGCCGGCCACAACACGGATGTGAAGCCCGCTCCCTAG
- a CDS encoding ester cyclase, with product MSIAKPATEPLWLQGRDAVVENDEGVKWRHGRPDYHLTNITVHKERTRHFPTGSLEMVVENLVRVFEMEVSHKADPAQWVSVVRDRFRTNVNGGTWGSADDIAARGSYNLFLGDTPYYKASEETFDSSHDVFHTTFPEGFFWEVLEVYSPPPAVSFKWRHWGNFTGPYKGQAPTGQRVEIFGMSVARVAEDLRILEVEHYYDNSQFLRQIATGCPVHASGAK from the coding sequence ATGAGCATCGCCAAACCGGCCACGGAACCGCTCTGGTTGCAGGGACGAGACGCTGTCGTCGAGAACGATGAAGGTGTGAAGTGGCGCCACGGGCGCCCGGACTACCACCTGACGAACATCACCGTGCACAAGGAGCGCACGCGCCACTTCCCCACGGGCTCCCTGGAAATGGTGGTGGAGAACCTGGTGCGCGTGTTCGAGATGGAAGTCTCTCACAAGGCCGATCCCGCGCAGTGGGTGTCGGTCGTGCGCGACAGGTTCCGCACCAACGTCAACGGGGGCACGTGGGGCAGCGCCGACGACATCGCCGCGCGCGGCAGCTACAACCTCTTCCTCGGAGACACGCCCTACTACAAGGCCAGCGAGGAGACGTTCGACTCGTCGCACGACGTCTTCCACACCACCTTCCCCGAGGGCTTCTTCTGGGAGGTGCTCGAGGTGTACTCGCCGCCGCCGGCGGTGAGCTTCAAGTGGCGCCACTGGGGCAACTTCACGGGCCCCTACAAGGGGCAGGCGCCCACCGGACAGCGCGTGGAGATCTTCGGCATGAGCGTGGCGCGCGTGGCCGAGGATCTGCGCATCCTCGAGGTCGAGCACTACTACGACAACAGCCAGTTCCTCCGGCAGATCGCCACCGGCTGCCCGGTGCACGCCTCCGGGGCGAAGTAG
- a CDS encoding DUF4276 family protein: MSVRIYVEGGGHSGALKSECRRGFAEFFAKFVPRGKQPRIIACGSRNEALDDFRTALRTYREDHVVLLVDAEAPVAPGQSTWAHLGDGWAPPPGATEENTHLMVQCMESWFLADLTELAAYFGQGFQASSLPRNPNIEAISKQDVFRALEAATRQTRTKGAYSKGGHSFAILARIDPVKVRGASPSAERLATALLRFAS; encoded by the coding sequence GTGAGCGTGCGTATCTACGTCGAAGGGGGAGGGCATTCAGGGGCATTGAAGAGCGAGTGTCGTCGCGGATTCGCGGAGTTCTTCGCCAAATTCGTTCCGCGGGGGAAGCAACCTCGGATCATCGCCTGCGGCAGCCGGAACGAAGCGCTGGATGACTTTCGCACCGCGCTGCGGACGTACCGCGAGGACCACGTGGTCCTGCTGGTGGATGCGGAAGCGCCAGTCGCTCCAGGGCAGTCCACCTGGGCTCATTTGGGCGACGGGTGGGCTCCTCCCCCGGGGGCTACGGAGGAGAACACCCACCTCATGGTCCAGTGCATGGAAAGTTGGTTCCTCGCCGATCTCACCGAGCTCGCCGCGTACTTCGGCCAGGGGTTCCAAGCGTCCTCGCTCCCGAGGAATCCGAACATCGAGGCCATCTCCAAACAGGACGTGTTCCGTGCCTTGGAGGCCGCGACCCGGCAGACACGGACCAAGGGGGCCTACTCGAAGGGTGGGCACAGTTTCGCGATCCTCGCGCGGATCGATCCCGTGAAGGTACGTGGCGCCTCTCCCTCCGCGGAGCGCCTGGCCACGGCGCTTTTGCGGTTCGCTTCCTGA
- a CDS encoding AAA family ATPase, whose translation MSLESLRLQNLLSFGPDSEAITFGPLNVVIGPNGSGKSNLIEAIGLLLSTPNSLSDAIRDGGGVGEWLWKGSKGKKTAHLEAVMRRPLTTAHPIPSLKYQLSFTQTHQRTEILDERIEEAAPVPESEPVVYFGYINGRPSIRLQGSPREIDTNGFKTTESILSQRRDPEVYPELFWLTVILQNSELYRDWSFGRYSPPRIPQPADLPNFHLMRDARNLGLVLNQIRKDPETREELLKYLALMYEGVRDVDVSIEGGTVQTVLHEHKWVIPATRLSDGTLRWLSLLAILLNPHPQLLVCIEEPEIGLHPDLMPPLANLLREASRNMQLVVTTHSDALIDALSDTPESVLVCEKHEGSTTMRRLDKAALSDWLDKYTLGQLWRRGELGGNRW comes from the coding sequence ATGTCCCTTGAGAGCCTCCGCCTCCAGAACCTCCTCTCGTTCGGTCCCGACTCAGAGGCCATCACCTTCGGGCCCCTGAACGTCGTCATCGGCCCCAATGGCTCTGGTAAATCGAACCTCATCGAGGCCATTGGCTTGCTCTTGTCGACGCCGAACAGTCTGAGCGATGCCATTCGTGATGGGGGAGGCGTGGGGGAGTGGCTCTGGAAGGGGAGCAAGGGCAAGAAAACAGCCCACCTCGAGGCCGTGATGAGACGCCCTCTCACCACGGCTCATCCCATCCCCTCTTTGAAGTACCAGCTGTCATTCACGCAGACCCACCAGCGGACTGAGATTCTCGACGAGCGCATTGAAGAAGCAGCTCCCGTCCCGGAATCCGAACCCGTGGTGTACTTTGGTTACATCAATGGCCGTCCAAGCATCCGGCTGCAGGGGTCTCCGCGGGAAATCGATACAAATGGATTCAAGACGACTGAGTCGATTCTCTCCCAGCGGCGCGATCCAGAGGTCTACCCTGAGCTGTTCTGGCTGACCGTGATCCTCCAGAACTCAGAGTTGTATCGAGACTGGAGCTTTGGCCGATACTCTCCTCCACGAATACCTCAGCCAGCGGACCTCCCCAATTTCCATCTCATGAGGGACGCCCGGAATCTAGGGCTCGTGCTGAATCAGATTCGCAAGGACCCGGAGACCCGGGAAGAACTCCTGAAGTACCTGGCACTGATGTATGAAGGAGTCCGCGACGTCGATGTCAGCATCGAAGGGGGAACGGTCCAGACCGTTCTCCATGAGCACAAGTGGGTGATTCCCGCTACGCGCCTGTCCGATGGAACCCTGCGGTGGCTTTCACTGCTCGCGATCCTGCTCAATCCCCACCCACAACTTCTTGTCTGCATCGAAGAACCGGAGATCGGACTGCATCCCGACCTCATGCCTCCCCTCGCCAACCTCCTGCGGGAAGCATCCAGGAACATGCAACTCGTTGTGACGACACACTCGGACGCGCTGATCGATGCGCTCTCGGACACTCCCGAGTCAGTCCTCGTGTGCGAGAAGCACGAGGGAAGCACCACGATGCGGCGGCTCGACAAGGCTGCATTGTCAGACTGGCTTGATAAATACACGCTCGGGCAGCTCTGGCGTCGTGGTGAGTTGGGAGGGAATCGCTGGTGA
- a CDS encoding protein adenylyltransferase SelO, with amino-acid sequence MLQFTSRFVDSTPGDPQSDRRPRQVHGALWSKVQPTPVSAPRLVAYSPEMAALLGLDEATLRSEEAVRVLSGNGLWPGMVPYAANYGGHQFGQWAGQLGDGRAISLGEMQGTDGTRYELQLKGAGPTPYSRRGDGRAVLRSSIREFLCSEAMHHLGVPTTRALSLVATGDAVIRDMFYDGNPEAEPGAIVCRVAPTFLRFGNFELCASRGDVGLLKLLADYTLKNFYPELGAPSKDTYAAFFQEVARRTARLMAHWQAVGFVHGVMNTDNMSILGLTIDYGPYGWVDDFNPGWTPNTTDAEQRRYRFGNQPGIGLWNVERLGVALLPILDEEEALVEAGLLEYERVFQAELQRRFAAKLGLSSLAQEGDLELVQGCFSWLAAQETDMTIFFRGLSRVVTAPEAPSEWPVVLREAFYGKVPDEHVARGLEWLTAWWRRTRREDVAPAEQARRMDAVNPKYVLRNWLAQEAIDAAHAGDDSKVHALLDVMRRPFEEQPGREAYAGRRPEWARSKPGCSALSCSS; translated from the coding sequence ATGCTTCAATTCACCTCTCGTTTCGTCGACTCGACTCCTGGAGATCCGCAGTCCGACCGGCGGCCGCGTCAGGTACACGGCGCCCTGTGGTCGAAGGTGCAGCCCACGCCAGTGTCGGCCCCGCGGCTCGTGGCTTATTCCCCGGAGATGGCGGCGCTGCTGGGCCTGGACGAGGCGACGCTGCGCTCCGAGGAAGCCGTGCGCGTGCTCTCGGGTAACGGGCTGTGGCCGGGCATGGTGCCCTACGCGGCCAACTATGGTGGGCATCAGTTCGGGCAGTGGGCGGGGCAGTTGGGCGACGGACGCGCCATCAGCCTCGGCGAGATGCAAGGCACCGACGGCACGCGCTACGAGCTACAGCTCAAGGGGGCGGGGCCCACGCCGTACTCCCGCCGGGGAGACGGGCGAGCGGTGCTGCGCTCCTCCATCCGGGAATTCCTGTGCAGCGAGGCCATGCACCACCTGGGAGTGCCCACCACGCGCGCCCTGTCGCTGGTGGCCACGGGGGACGCGGTCATCCGGGACATGTTCTACGACGGCAATCCCGAGGCCGAGCCCGGGGCCATCGTCTGCCGGGTGGCGCCCACCTTCCTGCGCTTCGGCAACTTCGAGCTGTGCGCGAGCCGGGGGGACGTGGGCCTGCTGAAGCTCCTGGCGGACTACACGTTGAAGAACTTCTATCCGGAGCTCGGCGCGCCGTCGAAGGACACGTATGCCGCCTTCTTCCAGGAGGTGGCGCGCCGCACCGCGCGGCTCATGGCGCACTGGCAGGCGGTGGGGTTCGTCCACGGCGTGATGAACACCGACAACATGTCCATCCTCGGGCTCACCATCGATTACGGCCCCTACGGCTGGGTCGACGACTTCAACCCCGGGTGGACGCCCAACACCACCGACGCCGAGCAGCGCCGCTACCGCTTCGGCAACCAGCCGGGCATCGGCCTGTGGAATGTCGAGCGGCTGGGCGTCGCGCTCCTGCCGATCCTCGACGAGGAGGAGGCGCTGGTCGAGGCGGGGTTGCTCGAGTACGAGCGCGTCTTCCAGGCCGAGCTGCAGCGGCGCTTCGCGGCGAAGCTCGGGCTGTCCTCGCTCGCCCAGGAGGGAGACCTCGAGCTGGTGCAGGGCTGCTTCTCGTGGCTCGCCGCGCAGGAGACGGACATGACGATCTTCTTCCGGGGGCTGTCGCGGGTGGTGACGGCGCCGGAGGCTCCGAGCGAGTGGCCCGTGGTGCTGCGCGAGGCCTTCTACGGGAAGGTGCCCGACGAGCATGTCGCCCGGGGACTGGAGTGGCTGACGGCCTGGTGGCGGCGCACCCGGCGCGAGGACGTGGCTCCCGCCGAGCAGGCGCGGCGCATGGACGCGGTGAATCCGAAGTACGTGCTGCGCAACTGGCTGGCCCAGGAGGCCATCGACGCGGCGCACGCGGGCGATGACTCGAAGGTGCATGCGCTGCTCGACGTGATGCGGCGGCCCTTCGAGGAGCAGCCGGGCCGCGAGGCGTACGCGGGCCGGCGGCCGGAGTGGGCGCGTTCCAAGCCCGGGTGCTCGGCGCTCTCGTGTAGTTCTTGA
- a CDS encoding glycoside hydrolase family 15 protein, with amino-acid sequence MRQRIADYALLGDCHSAALVGRDGSIDWACFPRFDSAAVFCRILDARRGGSFRVGPEGAFQSRRQYIDDTNVLVTTFTTPTGMLEVTDCMPMRTRGSQGLRVGSRHSLLRRLRCTAGEVVSRVVVAPRFEYGAFVPRIRLTSPQTAELVGGADALWVTATRPLIAHEDSLRARWHLRAGDEAWVEVAWTPSLIERTPEEMPDLAALRGRLEDTVAFWREWISHCAYDGDYAHAVRRSALVLKALSYAPSGAIVAAPTTSLPEEPGGVRNWDYRYTWLRDTTLTLISLMLLGYQSETLAFQHWLARTSAGRPEDVQIMYSIRGHRLLPEVELPHLDGHQDSRPVRIGNGAVKQLQLDVFGELLEASWLFSKMGGSLSQGHWDFLRGLVEEVCGRWRQPDQGLWEIRDEPRHFLHSKLLCWVALDRALRIARARRFPAPVGRWSRERALLREYLLREGKRLGWFSQSVGSQRADASVLLLPALGFLPSGHPLVERTVEVVREQLEKGRLLFRYHAPDGLRGGEGTFLLCSFWMHDVLVHSGRAEEAEELLRYLLSLANDVGLYAEESVPGTGEARGNFPQAFTHMALVASCAQLSAGRRFQLPRPGAYDYADFALTYHLGRRSMFMSHFA; translated from the coding sequence ATGCGGCAGCGCATCGCTGATTACGCCTTGCTGGGCGACTGCCACTCGGCGGCGCTCGTGGGCCGGGATGGCTCCATCGATTGGGCCTGCTTCCCCCGGTTCGACTCGGCCGCGGTGTTCTGCCGCATCCTGGATGCGCGCCGGGGCGGCTCCTTCCGGGTAGGCCCCGAGGGCGCCTTCCAGTCCCGCCGCCAGTACATCGACGACACCAACGTGCTCGTCACCACCTTCACCACGCCCACCGGCATGCTGGAAGTGACGGACTGCATGCCCATGCGCACCCGTGGCTCCCAAGGCCTCCGCGTGGGTTCCAGGCATTCGCTGCTCCGGCGGCTGCGCTGCACCGCGGGCGAGGTGGTGTCACGGGTGGTGGTGGCTCCCCGATTCGAATACGGCGCCTTCGTGCCACGCATCCGCCTCACCTCGCCCCAGACGGCCGAGCTGGTGGGCGGCGCGGACGCGCTGTGGGTAACGGCCACCCGGCCGCTCATCGCGCACGAGGATTCCCTGCGCGCGCGCTGGCACCTGCGCGCCGGGGACGAGGCCTGGGTGGAAGTGGCCTGGACGCCCTCGCTCATCGAGCGCACGCCAGAAGAGATGCCAGACCTGGCGGCGCTGCGCGGGCGGCTGGAGGACACGGTGGCCTTCTGGCGCGAGTGGATCTCCCACTGCGCCTACGACGGCGACTACGCCCACGCGGTGCGCCGCTCGGCGCTGGTGCTCAAGGCGCTCTCGTACGCGCCCTCGGGCGCCATCGTGGCCGCCCCCACCACGTCCCTGCCCGAGGAGCCCGGCGGCGTGCGCAACTGGGACTACCGCTACACCTGGCTGCGGGACACGACGCTCACGCTCATCTCCCTGATGCTGCTGGGCTACCAGTCGGAGACGCTCGCCTTCCAGCACTGGTTGGCGCGCACCAGCGCGGGCCGGCCCGAGGACGTTCAAATCATGTACAGCATCCGCGGCCACCGGTTGCTGCCCGAGGTGGAACTGCCCCACCTGGATGGACACCAGGACTCGCGGCCGGTGCGCATCGGCAACGGAGCGGTGAAGCAGCTCCAGCTCGACGTCTTCGGGGAGCTGCTGGAAGCCTCGTGGCTCTTCTCGAAGATGGGCGGGAGCCTGTCCCAGGGGCACTGGGACTTCCTGCGCGGGCTGGTGGAGGAGGTGTGCGGGCGCTGGCGGCAGCCGGACCAGGGGCTCTGGGAGATTCGCGATGAGCCCCGGCACTTCCTTCACTCGAAGCTGCTGTGTTGGGTGGCGCTGGACCGGGCCTTGCGCATCGCGCGGGCGCGGCGGTTTCCGGCTCCGGTGGGCAGGTGGTCGCGCGAGCGCGCGCTGTTGCGCGAGTATCTGCTGCGCGAGGGCAAGCGCCTCGGGTGGTTCTCCCAGTCGGTGGGCTCGCAGCGGGCGGATGCCTCGGTGTTGCTGCTTCCCGCGCTGGGCTTCCTGCCCTCGGGCCACCCGCTGGTGGAGCGCACGGTGGAGGTGGTGCGCGAGCAGTTGGAGAAGGGCCGGCTCCTCTTCCGCTACCACGCACCGGATGGCCTGAGGGGAGGCGAGGGCACCTTCCTGCTGTGCTCCTTCTGGATGCACGACGTGCTGGTGCACTCGGGGAGGGCGGAGGAGGCGGAGGAGCTGCTGCGCTACCTGCTGAGTCTGGCCAACGACGTGGGCCTCTACGCGGAGGAGTCCGTCCCGGGCACGGGAGAGGCGAGGGGCAACTTCCCGCAGGCCTTCACGCACATGGCGCTGGTGGCCTCGTGCGCGCAACTCTCCGCGGGGCGGCGCTTCCAATTACCCAGGCCTGGAGCGTATGACTACGCGGACTTCGCGCTCACCTATCACCTCGGCCGCCGCTCCATGTTCATGTCCCACTTCGCGTAG
- a CDS encoding CotH kinase family protein — translation MRIALFAGLLLLVSACGGPSEPSVMPELPPAQADVGGGQGSTPPGSEVPQDNPPSQPAPPPTDPPKQPSPEPEPPSRPSPTQPRWPALQTSIPTYELTLSQADYEALHAHIHDPPSQDFSVMGRFTLEGRAYTAELSFRGRSSKTDPRIVKKSWDVRFDKKDRFEGKKNIELLAAWKDSGYLTEKLWYDFAASIGLRASNARYAHVKLHLVQPDGSIITRYEGVFTELESVNKDFLEAHGFDDDSDLYRAGMHDGEMRPPPQESYQEPWDKKTNEKAPWDGLWSFLDGLNRTPPHAFPAFVEEHLELEDYLTWLAMETLISHDLQGDARSYLVYDRKTEKWTHVPWDLNNALSLYNRTNAVIQGVKKSHPLFSFTPYDPKVYELRAERRVFEGMEDMKPGWSTLSTRIYDDPGLRARYAARLRELLDTWFTEENLGPRIDSMHALLAPYILPGPDGKARDPYVSTEHAARSAEYLHRFVRERRAWLLEHLEDIESHGEGALVIDRVGRDASEAFWVQLYNRGTAPVELGGLMLTGHTRLPEQWTLPASTLEPGQVITLRQGAEGAQALGATLDPKAPELALYSADGLMALDVLWLAPLKPGEAYGRQSRGAERFGPQKGP, via the coding sequence ATGAGAATCGCGCTCTTCGCTGGACTCCTCTTGCTGGTGAGCGCATGCGGTGGCCCGAGCGAGCCTTCCGTCATGCCAGAGTTGCCCCCCGCTCAAGCCGACGTGGGAGGGGGACAGGGCTCGACACCTCCGGGCTCCGAGGTGCCTCAGGACAATCCGCCCTCCCAGCCGGCCCCGCCGCCGACGGATCCACCGAAGCAGCCGTCCCCGGAGCCCGAGCCCCCGTCGCGTCCCTCGCCTACCCAACCCCGCTGGCCGGCGCTGCAGACGTCCATTCCCACCTACGAGCTGACGTTGAGCCAGGCGGACTACGAGGCGCTGCATGCGCACATCCATGATCCGCCCTCCCAGGACTTCAGCGTGATGGGCCGGTTCACGCTCGAGGGCCGCGCGTACACGGCGGAGTTGAGCTTCCGCGGGCGCTCCTCCAAGACGGATCCGCGCATCGTGAAGAAGTCCTGGGACGTGCGCTTCGACAAGAAGGATCGCTTCGAGGGCAAGAAGAACATCGAGCTGCTCGCGGCGTGGAAGGACAGCGGCTATCTCACCGAGAAGCTCTGGTATGACTTCGCGGCGAGCATCGGGCTGCGCGCGTCGAATGCCCGCTATGCGCACGTGAAGCTGCACCTGGTGCAGCCAGACGGCTCCATCATCACCCGCTACGAGGGGGTCTTCACCGAGCTGGAGTCCGTCAACAAGGACTTCCTCGAGGCCCACGGCTTCGACGACGACAGCGATCTGTACCGTGCCGGCATGCACGATGGCGAGATGCGCCCGCCGCCCCAGGAATCCTACCAGGAGCCCTGGGACAAGAAGACGAACGAGAAGGCCCCCTGGGACGGGCTGTGGAGCTTCCTGGACGGCCTCAACCGCACGCCGCCGCACGCCTTCCCGGCCTTCGTGGAAGAGCACCTGGAGCTGGAGGACTACCTCACCTGGCTGGCGATGGAGACGCTCATCTCCCATGATCTCCAGGGCGACGCGCGCAGCTATCTCGTCTACGACCGGAAGACGGAGAAGTGGACGCACGTGCCGTGGGATCTCAACAACGCGCTGTCGCTCTACAACCGCACCAACGCCGTCATCCAGGGCGTGAAGAAGTCGCACCCGCTCTTCAGCTTCACTCCGTATGATCCGAAGGTGTACGAGCTGCGCGCGGAGCGCCGCGTCTTCGAGGGCATGGAGGACATGAAGCCCGGGTGGAGCACGCTCTCCACGCGCATCTACGATGACCCGGGCCTGCGCGCCCGCTATGCCGCCCGGCTGCGCGAGCTGCTCGACACGTGGTTCACCGAGGAGAATCTCGGGCCGCGCATCGACTCCATGCACGCCCTGCTGGCGCCCTACATCCTGCCGGGTCCGGACGGCAAGGCGCGGGATCCCTACGTCAGCACCGAGCACGCCGCGCGCAGCGCCGAGTACCTCCACCGGTTCGTGCGTGAGCGCCGCGCCTGGCTGCTCGAGCACCTCGAGGACATCGAGTCACATGGCGAGGGGGCGCTCGTCATTGATCGGGTGGGGCGTGACGCCTCGGAGGCCTTCTGGGTGCAGCTCTACAACCGGGGCACGGCGCCCGTGGAGCTCGGGGGCCTCATGCTCACGGGCCACACCCGGCTGCCCGAGCAGTGGACGCTGCCCGCGTCCACCCTGGAGCCCGGACAGGTCATCACCTTGCGCCAGGGGGCCGAGGGAGCCCAGGCCCTGGGCGCGACGCTGGACCCCAAGGCCCCCGAGCTCGCGCTGTACTCGGCGGACGGGCTGATGGCGCTGGACGTGCTGTGGCTGGCGCCGCTGAAGCCCGGGGAGGCCTATGGGCGCCAGTCCCGGGGGGCGGAGCGCTTCGGACCCCAGAAGGGCCCGTAG
- a CDS encoding helix-turn-helix domain-containing protein encodes MSERVRAEDRQGHGRPLFVIERGPTEGSSSHSGSAVTHDYAVLAFHIGGSTTMEQRGQWTLEEGDVLLIPAGAPHRQLTTRQSRAWGVGFCPVCFLADETSEELLAPFEHVRAGAAAVVKIPEGRRPFLESLLRELRHEVEREGGGSFAIERSLLTLILAEVARAASWGQRAGASDSLVTEALRYIERHCLEPLSLRDVAAAVHRSPAHLTTAVREATGRSVQEWIIAGRLSEARRRLLHTDEIVAVIAERVGYADPTHFIRLFRRAHGMTPAAWRAHYRHGSPAAPG; translated from the coding sequence ATGTCTGAGAGGGTCCGCGCCGAGGACCGCCAGGGACACGGCCGGCCCCTGTTCGTGATCGAACGGGGACCCACCGAGGGCTCGTCCTCCCACTCCGGCTCCGCGGTGACCCACGACTACGCCGTGCTCGCCTTCCATATCGGGGGCAGCACCACCATGGAGCAGCGGGGACAATGGACGCTCGAGGAGGGAGATGTCCTCCTCATCCCCGCGGGCGCGCCGCACCGGCAACTGACCACGCGGCAATCGCGGGCCTGGGGTGTCGGCTTCTGTCCGGTGTGCTTCCTGGCCGACGAAACCTCCGAGGAACTGCTCGCGCCCTTCGAGCACGTGCGCGCCGGGGCCGCGGCGGTGGTGAAGATTCCCGAGGGGCGTCGGCCCTTCCTGGAGAGCCTCCTGCGGGAGTTGAGGCACGAGGTCGAGCGCGAGGGCGGAGGCAGCTTCGCCATCGAGCGCAGCCTGCTCACATTGATCCTCGCCGAGGTGGCACGGGCCGCGTCCTGGGGACAGCGCGCCGGGGCGTCCGACAGCCTCGTCACCGAGGCGCTGCGCTACATCGAGCGGCATTGCCTGGAGCCGTTGTCGCTCCGGGACGTGGCGGCGGCGGTGCACCGCTCGCCGGCCCACCTCACGACGGCGGTGCGCGAGGCGACGGGGCGCTCGGTGCAGGAGTGGATCATCGCGGGGCGCCTGAGCGAGGCGCGACGGCGGTTGCTGCACACCGATGAGATCGTCGCCGTCATCGCCGAGCGGGTGGGCTACGCGGACCCCACCCACTTCATCCGGCTCTTCCGGCGGGCCCACGGGATGACGCCCGCCGCCTGGCGCGCGCACTACCGCCACGGCTCCCCAGCCGCGCCCGGGTAG